One genomic window of Parasteatoda tepidariorum isolate YZ-2023 chromosome 9, CAS_Ptep_4.0, whole genome shotgun sequence includes the following:
- the LOC107451436 gene encoding uncharacterized protein isoform X2, whose product MESIILYVLRGDGSLTSVVHAAKLIRDHLRQRKEDVLISCERIRRSIAKKCHPDVVEMWIYFESIITAKTDIGNYNYVEELNAWSPIIRIHAFLRSRRNDRQDYIDGGILARFRTADNLVTQRTGNYRVDRPRRASRPIKEEPTDEEVSRKLSKKNNCAECCEDHRVLERRTKRALHGHGNHDPLWLQNVNQCPYCKDMWDENHQLKFVDVEPEWWFL is encoded by the exons ATGGAAAGTATTATTCTCTATGTATTGAGAGGAG acgGAAGCTTAACTTCAGTTgt TCATGCAGCCAAATTGATTAGGGATCATTTAAGGCAAAGAa AGGAAGATGTGCTTATCAGttg tgAAAGAATCCGTCGTTCCAttgcaaaaaaat gtCATCCAGATGTAGTTGAAATGTG GATATATTTCGAATCAATTATTACAGCCAAAACTGATATAG gaaattataattatgttgaAGAACTAAATGCTTG GAGCCCTATCATAAGAATTCATGCATTTTTGAGAAGCAGAAgaa atgaCAGACAAGATTATATTGAtgg GGGTATTCTTGCCCGCTTTAGAACTGCTGACAATTTAGTTACACag CGTACCGGAAATTATCGAGTGGACAGACCACGACGAGCATCTAGACCAATTAAAGAAGAACCTACAGATGAAGAAGTTTCTAGAAAATTgt CCAAAAAGAATAATTGCGCAGAATGCTGTGAGGATCATAGAGTACTGGAGCGAAGAACTAAGAGAGCTCTTCATGGACACGGAAATCACGATCCCTTATGGCTACAAAAT gTAAACCAATGCCCATATTGTAAAGATATGTGGGATGAAAATCATCAGTTGAAATTTGTTGACGTTGAACCTGAATGGTGGTTTCTATAG
- the LOC107451436 gene encoding uncharacterized protein isoform X1 — protein MESIILYVLRGDGSLTSVVHAAKLIRDHLRQRTKIIIVILCFLNSEEDVLISCERIRRSIAKKCHPDVVEMWIYFESIITAKTDIGNYNYVEELNAWSPIIRIHAFLRSRRNDRQDYIDGGILARFRTADNLVTQRTGNYRVDRPRRASRPIKEEPTDEEVSRKLSKKNNCAECCEDHRVLERRTKRALHGHGNHDPLWLQNVNQCPYCKDMWDENHQLKFVDVEPEWWFL, from the exons ATGGAAAGTATTATTCTCTATGTATTGAGAGGAG acgGAAGCTTAACTTCAGTTgt TCATGCAGCCAAATTGATTAGGGATCATTTAAGGCAAAGAa caaaaattataattgttatctTGTGTTTCTTAAATTCAGAGGAAGATGTGCTTATCAGttg tgAAAGAATCCGTCGTTCCAttgcaaaaaaat gtCATCCAGATGTAGTTGAAATGTG GATATATTTCGAATCAATTATTACAGCCAAAACTGATATAG gaaattataattatgttgaAGAACTAAATGCTTG GAGCCCTATCATAAGAATTCATGCATTTTTGAGAAGCAGAAgaa atgaCAGACAAGATTATATTGAtgg GGGTATTCTTGCCCGCTTTAGAACTGCTGACAATTTAGTTACACag CGTACCGGAAATTATCGAGTGGACAGACCACGACGAGCATCTAGACCAATTAAAGAAGAACCTACAGATGAAGAAGTTTCTAGAAAATTgt CCAAAAAGAATAATTGCGCAGAATGCTGTGAGGATCATAGAGTACTGGAGCGAAGAACTAAGAGAGCTCTTCATGGACACGGAAATCACGATCCCTTATGGCTACAAAAT gTAAACCAATGCCCATATTGTAAAGATATGTGGGATGAAAATCATCAGTTGAAATTTGTTGACGTTGAACCTGAATGGTGGTTTCTATAG